A genomic segment from Candidatus Poribacteria bacterium encodes:
- a CDS encoding magnesium transporter, which yields MGEVLRDLNSADIGEFVEETEPSVVASILHTVPADDVTMIITATVGTLIPMFFKRIRIDPAIATGPFVTTAIDVVGIFAYFLLAKILLF from the coding sequence ATGGGAGAGGTTCTACGGGATCTCAACAGTGCCGATATCGGCGAATTCGTTGAAGAAACGGAGCCATCGGTTGTCGCGAGCATCTTGCACACAGTGCCTGCAGATGATGTAACTATGATCATTACCGCGACCGTTGGCACGCTTATTCCGATGTTCTTCAAACGGATTCGCATTGATCCGGCTATTGCGACAGGACCGTTCGTTACAACTGCTATTGATGTGGTCGGTATTTTCGCTTATTTTTTGCTGGCGAAAATTTTACTCTTCTAA
- the aroC gene encoding chorismate synthase, producing the protein MNTFGHLFRITTWGESHGGAVGVVVDGCPPQIALDISTIQFELDRRRPGQSRLTTPRQESDVVEILSGVFEGKTLGTPISMLVWNKDARPSAYEHLKDLYRPSHADFTYQEKYGIRNWQGGGRASARETIGRVAAGAIAKQVLREVSGTETLAYVKQIHTLEAEVDADRVTLEDIEASPVRCPDPIVGPKMVERIDQARRDLDSLGGIIESVARNVPVGLGEPVFDKLKADLAKAMMSLPATMGFQIGSGFEGTAMTGSEHNDPFYMEKGGETDRIRTRTNNSGGTQGGISNGENILFQVAFKPTATIGKPQQTVDMHGNEVTLEASGRHDPCVLVRAPAIVEAMAALVLTDHLLRQRARRSRDLDHRDGVPPQRF; encoded by the coding sequence ATGAATACATTCGGTCATCTTTTTCGGATTACGACTTGGGGCGAATCGCACGGCGGGGCTGTCGGCGTTGTCGTTGACGGGTGTCCACCGCAAATCGCCCTGGATATATCGACAATACAATTTGAACTGGATCGGCGGAGACCCGGGCAAAGCCGACTTACAACACCGCGTCAGGAGAGCGATGTCGTTGAAATACTTTCCGGTGTCTTTGAGGGAAAGACGCTCGGAACGCCTATCTCGATGCTGGTGTGGAATAAAGACGCGCGTCCCTCAGCATACGAACATCTGAAAGACCTTTACAGACCTTCGCACGCCGACTTTACGTATCAAGAGAAATACGGTATTCGAAACTGGCAAGGTGGCGGTAGAGCGAGCGCACGGGAAACCATTGGACGCGTCGCGGCAGGGGCAATCGCCAAGCAAGTCTTGCGCGAAGTGTCCGGGACCGAAACACTTGCTTACGTCAAGCAGATTCATACATTGGAAGCCGAAGTGGATGCAGACAGGGTGACGCTTGAAGATATAGAGGCAAGTCCTGTGCGGTGCCCGGACCCGATTGTGGGTCCAAAAATGGTAGAACGCATTGATCAGGCGCGGCGTGATCTTGACTCTCTCGGCGGTATCATTGAATCGGTTGCTCGTAACGTTCCTGTGGGGCTTGGCGAACCGGTATTTGACAAACTCAAAGCGGATTTGGCGAAAGCAATGATGTCTCTCCCCGCAACGATGGGATTCCAGATCGGCTCAGGCTTTGAGGGAACTGCAATGACCGGCTCTGAACACAACGACCCTTTTTATATGGAGAAAGGCGGAGAGACCGACCGAATTCGGACCCGCACGAACAATTCCGGCGGCACACAGGGCGGTATTTCAAATGGCGAAAATATTCTGTTCCAAGTCGCTTTCAAGCCGACAGCGACAATCGGTAAACCGCAACAGACCGTTGATATGCACGGGAATGAGGTGACGTTAGAAGCAAGCGGACGACACGATCCCTGTGTTTTAGTGCGAGCCCCTGCTATTGTCGAAGCGATGGCAGCACTTGTCCTCACGGATCATCTACTCCGCCAGCGCGCTCGGAGGTCACGCGATCTCGATCATCGTGATGGCGTGCCTCCGCAAAGATTCTGA
- a CDS encoding NAD(P)-dependent oxidoreductase — protein sequence MENRRKILITGASGYIAGRMLPEFRQRYELVLLDVKTTNRQGEEVEGVQIAELTDPNRDAYRHHFEGVDAVVHCAFKGGSFENELANVQMAYNLYQTCVETGVRRVVVCSSNHAADYYERLIWADKWDVVTPEMRPLSDNFYGWAKEAYEHLGFVFATGHVDGKKLQNVQLRIGGPRETDMANSSADDLKAMHRGLGAYLSIRDQVQLFVKSIETEDIEDENGIPFQIFYGISDNSHKFWSIANARKVIGYAPEDDSQLRFADRLAELLEQAKKT from the coding sequence ATGGAAAACCGTAGAAAAATTCTTATCACCGGTGCGTCCGGCTATATCGCTGGACGGATGCTCCCCGAATTTCGCCAACGTTATGAACTCGTCCTGTTAGACGTGAAAACCACGAATCGACAGGGCGAGGAGGTAGAAGGCGTTCAAATTGCTGAACTGACCGACCCCAATCGAGACGCGTATCGTCACCATTTTGAAGGTGTTGATGCAGTCGTCCACTGTGCTTTTAAGGGCGGCAGTTTTGAGAATGAACTTGCCAACGTCCAGATGGCATATAACCTTTATCAGACCTGTGTCGAGACCGGTGTCCGACGCGTCGTCGTCTGTAGTTCCAACCACGCTGCCGACTATTACGAACGTCTCATCTGGGCAGATAAGTGGGATGTGGTAACCCCAGAGATGCGACCGCTCTCCGATAACTTCTACGGATGGGCGAAAGAGGCGTATGAGCACCTCGGCTTTGTCTTTGCGACAGGACATGTTGACGGTAAGAAATTACAGAACGTCCAGCTGCGTATCGGTGGGCCGCGCGAGACAGATATGGCGAATTCTTCAGCGGACGATTTGAAGGCGATGCACCGAGGACTTGGCGCGTATTTGAGCATCCGGGATCAGGTCCAACTCTTCGTCAAGAGCATTGAGACAGAGGACATAGAGGACGAAAACGGGATCCCGTTCCAGATTTTCTACGGTATCAGCGACAATTCGCATAAATTTTGGAGTATCGCCAATGCACGGAAGGTGATAGGCTACGCCCCTGAGGACGACAGCCAACTCCGTTTTGCTGACCGGTTGGCAGAATTGTTAGAGCAGGCGAAAAAGACATAG
- a CDS encoding M50 family metallopeptidase, producing MLTIFQRYIALLLIFIGIGFLWNTPFVYPLKIFVVFMHEVSHGLAAIATGGSIVEIQINPQQGGHALTQGGSRFLTLTAGYLGSLLWGGLILLLAARTRLDKAISILIGTGMVAISIGYGESTFTYLFGIGFGIALVAIGFYLPEAVNDWILRIIGVTSCLYAILDIKSDVLDRSNLRSDARMLSEVTGIPTEVWGVLWILIASGLTLWFLYLSGKTADAEPTSAEEKTEEISNL from the coding sequence ATGCTAACAATTTTTCAACGCTACATTGCGCTGCTCCTGATTTTCATCGGTATCGGGTTTTTATGGAACACGCCGTTTGTGTATCCCCTCAAAATCTTTGTCGTCTTTATGCATGAAGTGAGCCACGGTCTTGCGGCGATCGCAACTGGAGGCAGTATTGTAGAGATTCAGATTAATCCGCAGCAGGGAGGGCACGCGCTGACACAAGGCGGCTCGCGGTTTTTGACGTTGACCGCAGGTTATCTTGGTAGTCTGTTATGGGGCGGACTCATCTTACTCTTGGCAGCGAGAACCCGTTTAGATAAAGCGATTAGTATCCTTATCGGCACCGGTATGGTGGCTATCTCCATCGGCTACGGCGAGAGCACATTTACTTACCTGTTCGGCATCGGCTTTGGCATCGCGCTGGTGGCAATCGGTTTCTACCTCCCAGAGGCAGTCAACGATTGGATTCTCCGTATTATCGGCGTGACGAGTTGTCTCTACGCAATTCTTGACATTAAAAGCGATGTTCTGGACAGATCGAATCTCCGTTCGGATGCCCGAATGCTCTCGGAAGTCACAGGCATTCCGACTGAGGTTTGGGGGGTACTGTGGATTCTCATTGCAAGTGGACTCACGCTATGGTTTCTCTACCTCTCTGGCAAAACAGCGGATGCCGAACCGACATCTGCCGAAGAAAAGACCGAGGAAATCTCTAATTTATAG
- a CDS encoding CHAD domain-containing protein — protein sequence MAKAHKVIGVAPLRSYQENARIILPQRLEEVYTWEPFIRDETRCEELHNMRISIKRLRYTMELFRVAYPNGGQQSAVSRRRNSGQFQVSTESRGRSDLITYNQYAEFLAVIVDLQEILGDIHDADVVLEVLAGYTSQSGNQGGQIDVPSGVVTLIARTKETRESDYETFLEKWDQLSAAGFKQKLLSFLLS from the coding sequence ATGGCAAAGGCACATAAGGTCATCGGTGTTGCACCGCTGCGGAGTTATCAGGAGAATGCTCGCATCATTCTCCCACAAAGGCTTGAAGAGGTCTACACGTGGGAGCCGTTCATTCGAGATGAGACGAGGTGTGAAGAACTCCACAATATGCGAATTTCCATTAAACGCCTCCGCTATACCATGGAACTTTTTCGCGTGGCTTACCCAAATGGTGGTCAGCAATCAGCAGTCAGCCGTCGGCGGAATAGCGGCCAGTTTCAGGTGTCCACTGAAAGTCGAGGGCGAAGCGACTTGATTACTTATAACCAGTACGCTGAATTTCTTGCCGTGATCGTTGATTTACAAGAGATACTCGGCGATATTCATGATGCTGATGTCGTTTTAGAGGTTTTAGCGGGTTATACATCTCAATCGGGAAACCAAGGAGGACAGATTGATGTCCCATCGGGTGTCGTTACACTCATTGCTCGGACGAAGGAAACCCGAGAATCGGATTATGAAACGTTTTTAGAGAAGTGGGATCAACTCTCCGCCGCAGGTTTCAAACAGAAGTTGTTATCATTTTTACTATCGTAG
- a CDS encoding ROK family protein, producing the protein MSANVIGVDMGGTKILSAVIDAEGNILATAKVPTKANKGASEVIDRIAGSVQKAIDKSGVASDSIQAIGIGAPGPLDPATGVVIFAPNLGWRDVPLKTELETRTGFPTFVDNDVNVGTLGEYVFGAGQGVQNVVGIFVGTGIGGGIILNGELFHGASKTAGEIGHIIVKAGGPRCGCGTRGCLEAIASRTAMTKQFRKAILKKGQKSVLSELTGGDLTAIRSGVLAKAIRLNDKLTLKVFKKVTKYLGIGIGSIVNFLNPEMIVLGGGVVEALDDTFLDDIRAAAEKYALPNTLSGVQIVPAKLGDNSAILGAAALARQRSEAA; encoded by the coding sequence ATGAGTGCTAATGTTATCGGTGTGGATATGGGCGGCACCAAGATTCTGTCCGCTGTCATTGATGCAGAAGGGAATATCTTAGCCACAGCCAAAGTTCCAACAAAGGCGAACAAAGGGGCATCCGAAGTGATTGATCGGATCGCAGGCTCTGTCCAAAAAGCGATTGACAAATCAGGCGTTGCCTCTGATTCAATTCAAGCGATCGGCATTGGTGCTCCGGGACCGCTTGACCCGGCAACAGGCGTTGTCATTTTCGCCCCGAATCTCGGCTGGCGGGATGTTCCACTGAAGACGGAGTTGGAAACACGCACCGGCTTCCCAACTTTTGTTGACAATGATGTGAACGTCGGAACACTCGGTGAATACGTGTTTGGTGCAGGTCAAGGTGTTCAGAACGTCGTTGGGATTTTTGTCGGCACGGGTATTGGCGGTGGCATCATTCTAAACGGTGAATTGTTCCATGGTGCGAGCAAGACAGCTGGTGAAATCGGGCATATCATTGTCAAAGCTGGCGGTCCGCGCTGTGGCTGTGGGACGCGTGGCTGTTTGGAAGCGATCGCCAGCCGCACGGCAATGACGAAGCAATTCCGAAAGGCTATTCTAAAAAAGGGACAGAAAAGCGTTCTCTCCGAACTCACCGGTGGCGACCTGACCGCTATTCGGAGTGGTGTTTTGGCGAAAGCGATCCGCTTAAACGATAAGTTAACCCTCAAAGTTTTCAAAAAAGTAACGAAATACCTTGGAATCGGCATTGGTTCCATTGTGAATTTCTTGAATCCAGAGATGATTGTGCTGGGCGGCGGTGTCGTTGAAGCATTAGACGACACGTTTTTGGACGATATTCGCGCCGCTGCGGAAAAATACGCGCTGCCCAATACGCTGAGCGGGGTTCAGATTGTACCCGCAAAGCTGGGGGATAATTCCGCTATTCTTGGCGCAGCAGCACTGGCACGGCAACGATCCGAAGCGGCGTAG
- a CDS encoding CHAD domain-containing protein yields METTKPEIKGISPDETLEVCARQIIASYFHEMMSYKEGAKVGTDIEFVHDMRVTSRRLRAAMDNFADCFPRRSPFRKHYKKIRAITQTMGAVRDLDVLIVRFETELTNLTTVEQQDLRGLIESLRRKRKDAREPMLTLFKELEETNFETEFLEFFVGRQSTSPNCKV; encoded by the coding sequence ATGGAAACCACAAAACCGGAAATTAAAGGAATATCGCCTGATGAAACCTTGGAAGTCTGTGCTCGGCAGATAATCGCCAGTTACTTTCATGAAATGATGTCCTATAAAGAGGGTGCTAAAGTGGGAACTGATATCGAATTTGTCCATGATATGCGCGTCACCTCGCGTCGTTTACGAGCCGCAATGGACAATTTCGCTGACTGCTTTCCAAGGAGGTCTCCGTTCAGAAAACATTACAAAAAGATAAGGGCAATAACCCAAACGATGGGAGCCGTGCGGGATTTGGATGTCCTCATCGTTCGTTTTGAGACCGAATTAACAAATCTGACTACAGTAGAGCAACAAGACCTCCGAGGATTGATCGAATCCCTACGGCGGAAACGGAAGGACGCACGAGAACCGATGCTAACCCTCTTTAAGGAATTGGAAGAAACCAATTTTGAGACCGAGTTTTTGGAATTCTTTGTAGGTCGCCAATCGACTTCACCGAACTGCAAGGTATAA